A window of the Bacillus sp. A301a_S52 genome harbors these coding sequences:
- a CDS encoding DUF188 domain-containing protein, with the protein MQNKRIFVDGDGCPVLEEIIDCASECKCPVFFVYSYAHSRSDLLPSFVQEVVTDPDREAVDMEICNRTSNGDITVTQDLGLAGLLLAKGVVVLSPRGNIIENEQVDFLLDRRHEEAKKRKAGKKTRGPKKFREEDRYFFKQQLKKILSKKQDF; encoded by the coding sequence ATACAAAATAAGAGGATTTTTGTCGATGGAGATGGATGTCCAGTTCTAGAAGAAATCATTGATTGTGCTAGTGAATGTAAGTGTCCAGTGTTTTTCGTTTACTCTTACGCTCATTCCAGAAGCGACTTGTTGCCATCTTTTGTGCAGGAAGTTGTAACCGACCCAGACAGAGAAGCGGTGGATATGGAAATATGTAATCGAACATCTAACGGTGATATAACAGTTACACAGGATCTTGGTTTAGCTGGACTTTTGTTAGCAAAGGGTGTTGTTGTTTTATCTCCTAGGGGGAACATTATTGAGAATGAGCAAGTGGATTTTTTACTAGATAGAAGGCACGAGGAAGCAAAGAAAAGAAAAGCAGGTAAAAAAACACGCGGCCCTAAAAAGTTTCGTGAAGAAGACCGATATTTCTTTAAACAGCAGTTAAAAAAGATTTTGTCAAAAAAGCAGGATTTTTGA
- a CDS encoding glycerophosphodiester phosphodiesterase has product MKIIAHRGNKRHAPENTMAAFKSASMYPVDGIEFDLQFTKDKIPVVIHDSTIDRTTNGSGPVSSYTLSELQQFDAGSLFDKAFLGERIPAFSEVLRWASHETFQLHVELKKQATQEDGFVKKCIEEIINYDLLDRAVISSFHHPYLVEVKKLCPDLQTAFLTKVPILRAIKYAKKIEAEAIHIRHSYHAMSYYRRWTRKGLTVRVYNVHTIKEALRCAARNVDAIITNDPKTMTKTFKKKQG; this is encoded by the coding sequence ATGAAAATTATCGCTCATAGAGGTAATAAGCGACATGCTCCAGAAAATACGATGGCCGCTTTTAAATCGGCATCTATGTACCCGGTAGACGGGATTGAATTTGATCTGCAATTCACAAAAGATAAAATTCCGGTCGTCATTCATGATTCAACCATTGACAGAACAACAAATGGGAGTGGTCCTGTTTCATCTTATACGTTATCAGAATTACAACAATTTGATGCAGGGAGTCTATTTGATAAAGCGTTTTTAGGTGAAAGAATTCCTGCTTTTTCTGAAGTTCTAAGATGGGCTAGTCATGAGACTTTTCAATTGCATGTAGAGTTGAAAAAACAGGCAACGCAAGAGGATGGCTTTGTGAAAAAATGTATAGAGGAAATCATTAACTATGATTTGCTTGACAGAGCCGTTATTTCAAGCTTCCATCATCCTTATCTTGTGGAAGTGAAAAAACTTTGTCCTGATCTTCAGACAGCTTTTCTAACGAAAGTGCCCATTTTAAGAGCGATTAAGTATGCTAAAAAAATTGAAGCAGAAGCTATTCATATACGACATAGCTATCATGCTATGAGTTATTATCGTAGATGGACAAGGAAAGGTTTAACAGTAAGAGTCTATAATGTTCATACGATTAAAGAGGCTTTGCGTTGCGCTGCTAGAAATGTAGATGCGATTATAACAAATGATCCGAAGACGATGACAAAAACGTTTAAAAAGAAGCAGGGATAA
- a CDS encoding helix-turn-helix transcriptional regulator, whose translation MKAMELNERQQRILQIVKEEGPITGEQIAEKLSLTRATLRPDLAILTMSGFLDARPRVGYYYSGKNGGQLFNEQMQKLTVKQFQSVPVVVNESASVYDAICIMFLEDVGTLFVVNKKSRLAGILSRKDLLRASMGKQDLESVPVSIIMTRMPNVTVCKPEDTIVEVANKLINKQIDGVPVVREIEEEGVTVHEVIGRLTKTNIAKAFVYMASDDLHT comes from the coding sequence GTGAAGGCAATGGAGTTGAATGAAAGACAACAACGAATTTTACAAATAGTGAAAGAAGAAGGTCCGATCACGGGTGAACAGATTGCTGAGAAGCTATCATTAACGCGTGCAACCTTGAGACCAGACTTGGCCATTTTAACCATGTCGGGCTTTCTTGATGCACGTCCCCGTGTCGGTTATTATTATAGTGGTAAAAATGGCGGACAACTTTTTAATGAGCAAATGCAAAAACTAACTGTTAAACAATTTCAATCTGTACCTGTCGTAGTGAATGAATCTGCATCTGTCTATGATGCTATTTGTATTATGTTTTTAGAAGACGTGGGCACCCTTTTTGTTGTAAATAAAAAAAGTCGATTAGCTGGCATTCTTTCAAGAAAAGATTTATTGCGTGCTAGCATGGGTAAACAAGATCTTGAGAGTGTGCCTGTAAGCATCATTATGACAAGGATGCCTAATGTTACGGTGTGTAAACCTGAAGATACTATTGTAGAAGTGGCCAATAAACTAATTAATAAACAAATAGATGGTGTTCCCGTAGTTCGTGAAATAGAGGAAGAAGGTGTCACTGTTCACGAAGTAATCGGACGTTTAACCAAAACAAATATTGCGAAGGCATTTGTTTATATGGCAAGTGATGATCTTCATACGTAA
- the rpoD gene encoding RNA polymerase sigma factor RpoD: MADKPIRPMAEGDLTIDQVKEQLLEAGKKRGTLTYAEITERLGAFDQDSDQMDEFFEYLGEQGVEILNDNENVPSLQQVEKEEEFDLNDLSVPPGIKINDPVRMYLKEIGRVPLLSAAEEIDLAKRIENGDEEAKRRLAEANLRLVVSIAKRYVGRGMLFLDLIQEGNMGLIKAVEKFDYDKGFKFSTYATWWIRQAITRAIADQARTIRIPVHMVETINKLIRVQRQLLQDLGREPTPEEVSKEMELTPEKVREILKIAQEPVSLETPIGEEDDSHLGDFIEDQEALAPSDAAAYELLKEQLEDVLDTLTDREENVLRLRFGLDDGRTRTLEEVGKVFGVTRERIRQIEAKALRKLRHPSRSKRLKDFLE, encoded by the coding sequence ATGGCAGACAAACCAATTCGTCCTATGGCGGAAGGTGATTTAACCATCGATCAAGTTAAGGAGCAACTATTAGAAGCAGGTAAAAAACGGGGGACGTTAACTTACGCCGAGATTACTGAGAGACTAGGTGCATTTGATCAAGATTCAGATCAAATGGATGAATTTTTTGAATACCTTGGAGAACAAGGTGTTGAAATATTAAATGATAATGAAAATGTCCCGAGCCTCCAGCAAGTTGAAAAAGAGGAAGAATTTGATTTGAACGACTTGAGCGTGCCGCCGGGAATAAAAATAAACGATCCGGTTAGGATGTATTTAAAAGAGATTGGGCGGGTACCATTATTATCAGCTGCTGAAGAAATTGATTTAGCAAAACGAATTGAAAATGGTGATGAAGAAGCAAAGCGTCGTTTAGCGGAAGCAAACTTACGTTTAGTTGTAAGTATTGCTAAACGCTATGTAGGTCGTGGAATGCTCTTTCTCGATTTAATTCAAGAAGGGAACATGGGTCTCATTAAAGCCGTAGAGAAGTTTGATTATGATAAAGGGTTTAAATTTAGTACTTATGCTACATGGTGGATCCGTCAAGCAATTACACGAGCTATTGCTGATCAGGCAAGAACGATTCGTATTCCAGTTCATATGGTGGAAACAATCAATAAGCTGATCCGTGTTCAACGTCAGCTTTTACAAGATCTAGGGCGTGAACCAACACCGGAAGAAGTCTCTAAAGAAATGGAACTAACACCAGAGAAAGTACGAGAAATTTTGAAAATTGCTCAAGAGCCTGTTTCCCTTGAAACACCGATTGGAGAAGAAGATGACTCTCATTTAGGAGATTTTATAGAAGACCAGGAAGCTTTAGCTCCATCTGATGCTGCAGCATACGAATTACTTAAAGAGCAGCTTGAGGATGTACTTGATACGCTGACTGATCGAGAGGAAAATGTATTACGTCTCCGTTTTGGCCTTGATGATGGTCGAACTAGAACACTGGAGGAAGTAGGTAAAGTATTTGGCGTGACGCGGGAACGGATTAGGCAAATTGAAGCCAAAGCGCTGAGAAAGCTTCGTCACCCTAGTCGTAGTAAACGACTTAAGGATTTTCTTGAATAA
- a CDS encoding DNA primase: MTQRIPEEKIEEVRKALDIVDVISEYVQLKKQGRNFVGLCPFHGEKTPSFSVSPDKQLYHCFGCGAGGNAFSFVMETEGISFIEAVGKLASKVNISLPELEEHEENKPKNSHEITTWVKAHELAAKLYHHILTASDEGKEAREYLRKRGFTKEMIDHFQVGYAPNSWDFLTGFLEKRLDESHESLAECGLLALREKDNKPYDRFRDRIMFPIWNRRGKLIAFGGRILSDGQPKYLNSQESKVFNKSEVLYFFHQARPMIRKKNEAVLFEGYMDVISAWRAGIDNGIAAMGTALTDTQAKMIRRNADRVILCYDSDDAGLNATYKNAQILQKVGAEVVIAALPEGYDPDDYIRDKGPDRFVQDIINRHITFTAFKFHYFRRGKNLQLEGDRLNYIEQIIEEISLLPRAVERDYYLRQLAEEFSLSLEALKQEQIDIIKKHQKKEKRQFYKAVQTKSVNDAKKMISAHEAAERELIALMLQSRSIADQVQKEIGGEFHYDDYQAIAAHLYSYYGEGYEPDPSHFIERVEDPRLRKIITSLAMKKVNIDLSEQEMDDYLKHIRQFPKKKEIEQLKIKQKQAEESLQFKEAALIAMEIVKINQELKQ, encoded by the coding sequence ATGACACAACGAATTCCCGAAGAAAAGATTGAAGAGGTTCGCAAAGCACTAGATATAGTGGATGTTATAAGTGAATATGTTCAATTGAAAAAACAGGGGAGAAATTTCGTCGGTTTGTGTCCTTTTCATGGTGAGAAAACACCCTCTTTTTCTGTATCGCCTGATAAGCAACTGTATCATTGCTTTGGTTGCGGTGCAGGAGGTAATGCATTCTCATTCGTTATGGAAACAGAGGGGATTAGCTTTATTGAAGCTGTGGGGAAATTAGCCTCAAAAGTGAACATTTCTTTGCCTGAATTGGAAGAACACGAAGAAAACAAACCTAAAAATTCCCATGAAATAACGACTTGGGTTAAGGCCCATGAACTGGCTGCTAAGCTCTATCATCATATTCTAACAGCTTCAGATGAGGGGAAGGAAGCGCGTGAATATTTGAGAAAAAGAGGCTTTACAAAAGAAATGATTGATCACTTCCAAGTAGGGTATGCACCGAATTCGTGGGATTTCCTGACTGGATTTTTAGAAAAACGTTTAGATGAATCACATGAGAGCTTGGCAGAATGTGGCCTTCTGGCGCTACGCGAAAAGGATAACAAACCTTATGATCGATTTCGAGATCGTATTATGTTTCCAATTTGGAACAGGCGTGGGAAGCTAATTGCTTTCGGTGGTCGTATTTTGTCGGATGGTCAACCTAAATACTTAAATAGTCAAGAATCTAAGGTTTTCAATAAAAGTGAGGTATTATATTTTTTTCATCAGGCAAGACCGATGATAAGGAAAAAGAATGAAGCGGTGCTATTCGAGGGTTATATGGATGTTATATCCGCTTGGCGTGCGGGTATAGACAACGGTATAGCTGCTATGGGAACTGCGCTGACAGATACTCAGGCAAAAATGATACGCCGTAACGCGGATAGAGTTATTCTTTGTTACGATTCAGATGATGCAGGTCTAAATGCCACGTACAAAAATGCTCAAATCCTACAAAAAGTAGGAGCAGAAGTAGTTATTGCAGCCTTACCTGAAGGTTATGACCCAGATGATTATATACGTGATAAAGGTCCAGACCGATTTGTACAAGATATTATTAATCGCCATATAACGTTTACTGCTTTTAAATTTCATTATTTTCGTAGAGGCAAGAATCTTCAGCTTGAAGGAGACCGGCTCAATTATATCGAACAAATAATAGAAGAGATTAGTCTTCTCCCTAGAGCTGTGGAACGAGATTATTATTTGCGGCAACTTGCTGAAGAATTTTCTTTATCCTTGGAAGCTCTAAAGCAAGAACAAATAGATATTATAAAAAAACACCAGAAAAAAGAAAAACGTCAATTTTATAAAGCTGTTCAAACAAAAAGTGTTAACGATGCTAAAAAAATGATCTCCGCTCACGAGGCGGCAGAACGAGAATTGATTGCTCTTATGCTTCAATCGCGTTCCATTGCCGATCAAGTGCAAAAAGAAATTGGTGGGGAATTCCATTATGATGATTATCAAGCGATTGCCGCCCATTTATATAGCTATTATGGCGAAGGGTACGAGCCTGATCCTTCTCATTTTATTGAGCGGGTTGAAGATCCTAGGTTACGAAAAATAATAACCAGTCTTGCAATGAAGAAGGTTAATATTGACCTGTCTGAGCAAGAAATGGACGATTATTTAAAACACATTCGTCAGTTTCCGAAAAAAAAGGAGATTGAACAATTGAAAATAAAGCAAAAACAAGCTGAAGAATCCTTACAGTTTAAAGAAGCCGCGCTTATAGCTATGGAAATCGTTAAGATCAATCAAGAGTTGAAGCAGTGA
- a CDS encoding kinase/pyrophosphorylase, with the protein MSSSDQSMVYVISDSVGETAELVVKAALSQFNQGKATITRIPYVEDTSTVDDVITQAIENNGVIAFTVVVPEVKNYLLQQAASHNVPIYDILTPMITLMENRLNTSPKNKSGLIHTLDEDYFRKVEAIEFAVKYDDGRDPRGVLRADVVLIGVSRTSKTPLSQYLAHKRLKVANVPLVPEVEPPDELFKVPREKIIGLTISPKKLNTIRTERLKALGLKEEANYAALERIEEELLYSAQIMNKIGCRIIDVSTKAVEETANLIYQLVHNHSS; encoded by the coding sequence ATGAGTTCATCTGACCAATCGATGGTATATGTGATTTCTGATTCTGTAGGAGAAACGGCTGAATTAGTAGTAAAGGCCGCTTTAAGTCAATTTAACCAAGGGAAAGCGACTATTACGAGAATCCCTTACGTTGAAGATACTTCTACAGTAGATGATGTCATTACACAAGCTATTGAAAACAATGGTGTCATTGCTTTTACCGTTGTAGTACCAGAAGTGAAAAATTATTTATTACAGCAGGCAGCTAGTCATAATGTCCCTATTTATGATATTTTAACGCCTATGATTACATTGATGGAGAACCGGCTAAATACCTCGCCCAAAAATAAATCGGGCCTTATTCATACACTAGATGAAGATTATTTCAGAAAAGTAGAAGCAATCGAGTTTGCGGTTAAATATGATGATGGTCGAGATCCCAGAGGGGTTTTAAGGGCTGATGTGGTTCTTATTGGGGTATCTCGCACATCCAAAACGCCATTATCTCAATATTTGGCTCACAAACGCCTAAAAGTAGCTAATGTTCCTCTTGTGCCTGAAGTAGAACCTCCCGATGAACTCTTTAAGGTACCAAGAGAGAAAATCATTGGACTAACGATTAGCCCGAAAAAACTAAACACGATTCGAACGGAAAGGCTAAAAGCTTTAGGTTTAAAGGAAGAAGCTAATTATGCCGCACTTGAGCGTATTGAAGAGGAGTTATTGTACTCTGCTCAAATTATGAATAAGATTGGTTGTCGTATTATTGATGTCTCTACAAAAGCTGTAGAAGAGACTGCAAATTTAATTTATCAACTTGTTCACAATCATTCTTCATAA